A region of Streptomyces paludis DNA encodes the following proteins:
- a CDS encoding acyl-CoA desaturase yields MTAPRDALADTSTPSLTGDAPAPSATLGGDKKGTIEQVALLLFIVVPFAALLAAVPLAWSWGGVSWLDLGLMVLMYYIGCHGVTIGYHRYFTHGAFKAKRPLRILLAVAGSLAVEGPLVRWVADHRKHHKFSDAEGDPHSPWRFGESLPALMKGLWWAHIGWLFDEEQTPQQKYAPDLIKDPALRAVSRQFAMWTLVSLLLPPLVGGLVTMSWWGAFTAFFWGSLVRVALLHHVTWSINSICHAVGKRPFRSRDRSGNVWWLAILSCGESWHNLHHADPTSARHGVLRGQIDSSARLIRWFELAGWASDVRWPDASRIDSRRKSAPVKA; encoded by the coding sequence ATGACCGCACCGCGCGACGCACTCGCCGATACCTCCACACCGTCACTCACAGGAGACGCTCCAGCACCCTCCGCCACTCTTGGCGGGGACAAGAAGGGCACGATCGAGCAGGTGGCGCTGCTTCTGTTCATCGTGGTGCCGTTCGCGGCGCTGCTGGCGGCGGTGCCGCTGGCCTGGTCGTGGGGCGGGGTGAGCTGGCTCGATCTGGGGCTGATGGTGCTGATGTACTACATCGGCTGCCACGGTGTGACGATCGGCTATCACCGCTATTTCACGCATGGCGCGTTCAAGGCGAAGCGACCGCTGCGGATCCTGCTGGCGGTGGCGGGTTCGCTCGCCGTGGAGGGCCCGTTGGTGCGCTGGGTGGCGGATCACCGTAAGCACCACAAGTTCTCGGACGCGGAGGGCGACCCGCACTCGCCGTGGCGGTTCGGGGAGTCGCTGCCGGCCCTGATGAAGGGGCTGTGGTGGGCGCATATCGGCTGGCTGTTCGACGAGGAGCAGACGCCGCAGCAGAAGTACGCGCCGGATCTGATCAAGGACCCGGCGCTGCGGGCGGTGTCGCGCCAGTTCGCGATGTGGACGCTCGTGTCGCTGCTGCTGCCGCCGCTGGTGGGCGGGCTGGTGACGATGTCGTGGTGGGGCGCGTTCACGGCGTTCTTCTGGGGGTCGCTGGTGCGGGTCGCGCTGCTGCACCATGTGACGTGGTCGATCAACTCCATTTGCCATGCGGTCGGAAAGCGTCCGTTCCGGTCGCGGGACCGCTCGGGCAATGTGTGGTGGCTGGCGATCCTGTCGTGCGGCGAGTCCTGGCACAACCTGCACCACGCGGACCCGACGAGCGCCCGGCACGGGGTGCTGCGGGGGCAGATCGACTCCAGCGCCCGGCTGATCCGGTGGTTCGAGCTGGCCGGCTGGGCGTCGGACGTGCGCTGGCCCGACGCCTCCCGTATTGACTCCCGCCGCAAGAGCGCACCCGTCAAGGCATGA
- a CDS encoding TetR/AcrR family transcriptional regulator, protein MMGTVAIDGSTSKQGSTDKARTNGSRATGTRATGTRRARRVRMTGAERREQLLDIGRTLFAEKGFEATSVEEIAAKAGVSKPVVYEHFGGKEGLYAVVVDREMRQLLDMVTGALTAGHPRELLEQAAFALLDYIETYTDGFRILVRDSPVAQSTGTFASLISDIATQVEDILGMEFKARGFDPKLAPLYAQALVGMVALTGQWWVDARRPKKSEVAAHLVNLAWHGLEGLEPKPRLIGHRKV, encoded by the coding sequence ATGATGGGCACCGTGGCGATCGACGGCAGTACCAGCAAGCAAGGCAGCACCGACAAGGCCCGGACCAACGGGTCCCGGGCCACAGGGACCCGGGCCACGGGGACACGCCGGGCCCGCCGGGTCCGGATGACCGGGGCGGAACGGCGCGAACAGCTGCTGGACATCGGTCGCACGCTCTTCGCGGAGAAGGGTTTCGAGGCCACGTCGGTGGAGGAGATCGCGGCGAAGGCCGGGGTCTCCAAACCGGTGGTGTACGAGCACTTCGGCGGCAAGGAGGGGCTGTACGCGGTCGTGGTGGACCGCGAGATGCGCCAGCTCCTCGACATGGTCACCGGCGCGCTGACCGCCGGCCACCCCCGCGAGCTGCTCGAACAGGCCGCGTTCGCGCTCCTCGACTACATCGAGACGTACACGGACGGCTTCCGCATCCTGGTCCGCGACTCCCCGGTCGCCCAGTCGACGGGCACCTTCGCCTCACTGATCAGCGATATCGCCACCCAGGTCGAGGACATCCTCGGCATGGAGTTCAAGGCCCGCGGCTTCGACCCGAAACTGGCCCCGCTGTACGCCCAGGCCCTGGTGGGCATGGTGGCGCTCACGGGCCAGTGGTGGGTGGACGCCCGCCGCCCGAAGAAGTCCGAGGTGGCGGCCCACTTGGTGAACCTGGCGTGGCACGGCCTGGAGGGACTGGAGCCGAAGCCGCGGCTGATAGGGCACCGGAAGGTGTGA